In the Drosophila willistoni isolate 14030-0811.24 chromosome 3R, UCI_dwil_1.1, whole genome shotgun sequence genome, TGaatgtatttatataaattaaaaaatattcaaagtttcTTTTATTAGGAACTTCTCCCGGATTAAGTATAAATTGCAGATTAGCCAATTGTCACCTTTAATCAATTAGATTTTTGGTTTCTACAGTCTAATTACTCTATACTGAACttctacatatataataaagtgtttttttttttataataatgtAATTTCAAAGACTtctaaaactatttttagtgGATCACTAATTCTATTAAggtaaattaataataaataaaaagaaatagaagCATATTAATGGAAATCCCCAAAAAGTAACAAAAGCTGCCATTTTAGCAGTAATTTATTAGGTTTTTATTAAATACAGCGAAAATGATGTAATAATAAGGCACTTCGATTTGAAAAAATGATTGATAAACAGTTTATAATTCAAAGTACCTTatcaaatattaaaacaaaaagtcagcaattaaaataacGCACAAAATTACTATAATTCTAATATAATTCTCTAGAAATACGACAGGTTTTTGGGGTTTTACTATTCGATTATAGTTACACATAGAAATGTTGAATTGGTTCAAACGTATCAagttttaaagtaaatttaaaaagatgATAAATTAGATAAGGAGGATTTATTCTCTATATTTAATggtataaatttaataatgaGAATACctaatgaaaagaaaagaaaaggtttttaataattaatcaAGACATCTTATTATCTCTAGTTAGTTTTCAGTTGATCctgttttaaaattataaaatcctAAAAATTCGCCTTGTAGAAAGATagaaggttttttttttttgactgaATCTTAACATATAGATTTTAGATTTTTCAAGCTCTACTTATAAGACGTTGAAGTTTCAATATTAAACGAGATAGATATTGATTTATTACTATTTAACTGAGCATATTCAAGCTGGTTATATATTGTCTAATTTACGTGAATGATGATTgtaaaaatatacatttaaGTAATCCTTAAAAAAGGTTTTGTGGTTGGAAAATCTAatctttagaaaaataaatcatttgCTATGAATCTTGTATCTCTGGATTTTCagttataatttttattttattaaaacgTCTTTATTAAAAGCTTTGAATTTGCAATTGTATTAGAATAATTTACGAAACATTTTGGGACTTGGGACTTACTTTTTTAACGCATTTTAAGGGGAAACCcctcaacaaaaaattatgtcAAAGTTTAAATTAAGCTCCTGAATTCCATTTAAGACTAATCGCATAAAATCACAACTGAAAGACGAATAACTAAATGTCTACTAACATTTAAAAGCTTATCATTTAATGAATCTTTAGcaagtttttgtatttatgATATTCATGAATTCAGGATGCAATAAATTAATGTTTATGTAATATCAAGACGAATTCAATgtatattatgtatgtatgtatctttgGTTTACGACCTCCGCTCAAATGGGCTCAATAATCACAGACATAAAACATGAACTAAAATAGAAAGTAGACCCACATTAAGTTTGAGCTAAGTAGAACCCAATAACTTGAATTCAGATTGCATGCTAAGGCAGCATAGTAAGTAGGAGTATCCCAGGGTTATACATCATTTTCGTTATTGTGGGACTAAGACGCAGCATAAGGAGACCAAATTAGAAGGCAAAGGGAAAGGATTCGTGTCAAAAGAAGTTTCAACAATGCGAAGGATaaccaaaaaattgtttattaaaataaatacgAGGACAATGAAATTATTATGTATGTTGGATTGTTGCTGTGACAAACTGCGACGAAAACATGGGGGGGGAGGGGAGAGGATTGGGGGGTTGGCTAGAAGGAGGATGGGGGCGATAAACACAAGTTTGCTGTCCTGGTGACAGACCGTGCAATGCgtgtttgttgctgttggattttttttttggcgagAAACCATTTCCTCAAGTGGGCAGAGAAATATGTATTGCCATTGCCCAGATGGAACATGAAAATTGGTTGGGATGATAATGagcgtttcttttttttagggGGCCGTTGGGGCTTGTTTATTTATGAGGGTAGagtaccaacaacaacaaaaaaaaaggaagaaatatgtataaatgaaaattatatatcgCTGAGCTGTCATGGTGATGGTGACCTGGCTTCTGGGTGAGCTTAGGACAAGTtaataaatcaatttgaaCAAACTTATCGAGCATTTAGGCGTAGGCGGAAAActtttgcacaaaaaaaacgagaaaagtTTATTGCTGCACGCAAAGTAAACCGCAAAACCAATTTTAACGTCActtctccctctttctctctttggcTCAGATGCAGGCGTATCGCGATAACTTCAAGCAAACGCCCTGCCCAGCGGCCGTCGACCCTCTACCTGGAACGCCCGCTTCTTCAACGGCTGGACGCCTGCCCTTTTCGCGTCCACACCATCGTGGCGTCCGGGGGGGAAGTGATCAGCCAACGGTTAATACCGCCGCAGCTCCAATCTCTGGAGCCCTTACTCCTCGGATGATGAGTCCAGCACCGCCGACGGGGGATACATCCTCGGCCAATAATCTGTTGCGCCAGAATCAGGAGCTGCGCCAACGTCTGGCCGATGAATCGCATACCTATCGCCGTCGCCTGGACACTTACAAACAGGCCCAGCACAATCAGGCGAATCTCGTCAGCCGATTGCAATCGAAGATCCAGCAGTATAAACAGCGCTGCAATGATCTGGAGGAACGCATGCATGAGACTATAAAACCAACCATTCCGACCATGTCGGCACCCAAGCTAACTACGGGACCAACGGGGAATCAGGTCTTGGTgagtaaatttaaatacgacTTTCGTGTCAATGTCAATCAAATATTCAacttttctttctatttttggCAGTGTTCCACTTCACTGACGCTGGGTCAGAGCAGTCTTCCGTGTAGCTCTTCATTGGACTCACCACCACCCAGTTGTGGACGAGATTATGTACATGACGATGACGCCCGTGAGCTCTGTCGCAAGTTGGAGGAGGAGCACAATCGTTGTGAGCAGATTATCGCCCAAAATAATGCTCTCCGGCAGCAACTCGAGGAATCGAATCGCACCAATCAGGCTTTGACAAATGATCTGCAGAAGCTAACAAATGACTGGTCTGGATTGCGCGATGAGTTGCTCATGAAGGAGGATGAGTTCAAGGAGGAGGAACAGGCCTTCAAGGACTACTACAATAGCGAACACAATCGTCTATTGAAAATGTGGCGGGAGGTTGTCGCTGTGAAGCGAGCCTTCAAGGACATGCAGACCGCAATGAAGGCGGAAGTATGCAAAATGGGCCAAGAGATCAATCATGTGTCCAAGGATCTTAATGGTTCTGCTGTGGCTGTGAATTTTGCCCAACAGCAGGCCAAGCAGTCCGCCGATGAAGAGCTCCGTCAATCTCGTCGCTTCAGCGATGACCTGCAGGCCCAATTGGCCACTCTAAAAGTGCAATATGAGAGTGCCCGACACGAGATCATGGAACGCGATCAACGTCTGCTGGAATTAATGAATCAATTAAAGAAACTGGAGGATCGTTGCGGCCAGGCCGAGTCCCAGGCGGCCTTGGCCACCAGCTACAACAACGAGATAGAGCGACTTAACAATTCCATTCGCGAAATCGCTCAGGCTGTGATTCAAGACGCCGAGATCGCCGATCGCGAAGCAGACGCTGAGGTCACCGGCGGGGCCATGCAGCACATGCACTTGACGCGTGATGCCGCTTCGGTAGCGGGTGGAGCTGCCAGTGCCGGTGGTTCGAAATCGCCGCGGCGCAATTCGACACGTGCCTCCCAGGCATTTGCCGAGGGTACAATTTCGGCAGTTCAGGCTGCCCTCCACAAGTACCAACTGGCCTTGCACGACATGCAAGTGAAATTCCAGCATACGACCGAGACTCTACGCTCGACCAAAACTCAACTGGACACCAGCGATGGCACCAAACAGCTTTTGACCACAAAAATGCAACAGCTCACCGAGAAGCTGGACTGCAGCAATTCAAAGCTTTCCGAACTGCTGCAGGAGCGGGAGAGTCTGCAAAAGACGTTGGATGAAGTGCGCAGCCAGAAGCAACAGTCTGAAGTGGGGCGAGCGGATCTTAACAATGCGGTAAGTGGGTGCAAACTAGCGATAACCGCCGACGCAGAGataagagagagaaagtcCAGACTTTCATTGAACCAGAGATGTCGAGGTCTTTAACGCAATCCTGTCCACAGTGATTAGtgtttcaattcaattaacaTGCACATTATACATGGCTTTAGTCCAAGTGAATGcctaaaaataataaagccATTAAGAatgccaaatttaataataGAATTGGCATTATAGGTGAATGTAGAATGTAATCACTCATTTGTAGTTTCTTTCCTCTTATCAATAGGtagtatatttttatttatatttttccagaCACATTAAAAGagattacaaaaatgtttttgaacTACATATAAGTAACTTTCCTTATGTATCCGTCTGTATGTCCAACTGACTATGCAAACTAGTCTTAGTTTCCTAACTGTATATATATGACAAGGATAATGGAAAtactttttgaatttaaattaaagtgGTCTAGATATAATGGGTTTTTCATTGTTCTTCTTAGTATAAATTTGAGACAAgtttaaatcatttaaatcTTATTTTTAGTATGAAAATCTAAGcggcgaattcgacaagctCCAATTGAACTATGGAAAACTGCAGAAACGTATTGATTCCATGGAAGAGGACAAAAAGGCCGTTGAACTGGAAATTCAAAGAATTCTCAAGGATAAGAATATAACCGAACTGAATCTGAGGTGAGCTGTTCTTAAATATCTCTTTGAATCACAACAGGCTACAAATAGAAGTCATTGATCTCCAAATAtaatcattttttatttatttctgtaGATCGGAAGAAGATCGAAGCAGCCGGCTACGAGAGGAGACTATTTCTCTGCGTGAAGATCTTAATCGGGTCAGTCTGAATCGGGATCTTTTGGAACAACAACGAATCGAGTCTGATAATTTGATTTGCTTGCTGGAAAAACAAAAGTCCGATTTGGAATATGATCTGGATAAATTGTTGTTAGAGAAATGTGATCTCCAGGAGAAACATGAAAAGCTGTCGAGCAACAATTGTTCCACCAGCGACGAGCTGAAATCAGTGGAAAAGTGTCTAATGGAGGCACAAGAGGAGCGCAAAAAATTGCGTCTACAGGCCAACGAACAGTCCAACGAGATTGGGGAGCTTAAGAAGGAGTTGGCTGTGCTGGACAAGGCGCGTCTTGAACTCGAGACGGACAATCTCTCCTATAGTGAGAAACTAAAGTGTTTGCAGCTGGAAAAGGAGAAGATACTGCAGGACTTGGCATGTGTGACAAGGGATCGTGGCGATATTCATAATCAATTGACGGCCATGTGCCGCAAGAAGGAGACTCTCAACGAGGAGCTGATGCGTACGCGACAACGGCTGGAGCAGACCACTGAGACCAATAGCCGCCTTAACCGCAATCTGGAAGACATGGTCAAAGATGTGGAAGAGAAACAGGTGGTAATTGATCTCCACGAGAAGGATACTCATCGCCTTAATGAATTGCTAGCCGCTCTACGTTCGGAAAAGGAGTCCCTGGAGTCTGTGCTCTTTGATACAAACACCACACTGGAGGCTACCGAGGAAAAACGTAGCCAGTTGGAGCGTGAGCTTCAAGAGGCCCTGGTACGAGAAGAATCTCTAAAGAATCAGGTGGCGCGTTTGCAGAAAGAATTGGAGCAGTGCCAGCGCAAGGCTCAGGAGACCAGGACACAATTAGCGAATGCGGCTAGAGCCGCCGAAAGCGATTTCAATCAGAAAATCGCAAATCTTCAAGCAGCTGCCGAAGATGCAGCCAAACGACATGGTGATGAAGTGCTCCAATTGCGAAACGCTCTCGAAAAGCGGATGCAACAGGCTCTACAGGCACTGCAAACTGCCAAGGACGATGAGATCGAGAAGCTAAACGAACGTTTGGTCGCCCTTCAGGCGCACATTGAAAGTCTGGTGCAACAACACGAAGAGTCCTTGATTCGGGCCGAGAGTGAGAAGCAGCAGGCTCTTCTAATGGCTCACCGGGACAAGCAGGCGGTGGGTGAACGTCTAGAGGCCGTTGCCAGGGACTTGAAAACTGAACAGGAGGCACTTGATCGCAACAAGCGTGAAGCGAATGCCCGCGATGAGAAGCAAAGGGCTGCCATAGCCCAGCTTAAGGATGAGATCGTGCTCATGCGAACCCGCGAAGAAGAACACAGGTGAGTTCAAATTGAATATAAGAGAAATCATGACTAAAGTTTAATATTTCCTGATTTCGTTAGAATTAAATTGGAAGAGTGCATACGCAAGCAGGAGCTGCAATTGGTCACCATGCGGGAGGAACGCGACTCTCTCTGTCGCCTGAGTGAAGAGCTTAAAATAGAGATGCGCCTGAAGGAGGACAAAATGGATGGCACCAGCAACGAACTGCAGGACGCTCTGCGCAAGAACAAAGAAGGTATGCAATTATTCCCCTACATCGCCCAAGTCATGTTATATATTTGCCCTGTGTTATAGGCGAAGGATTCATCGAAAGCCTGCGCAAGGAACTTACGGATAGCCGCCGGCAATTGGCTGATAGCAACATTGAACGGGACAAGTACTCCACAAGCAATAAGGAGCTACGTGACCATGTGAAGCGTGTGGAAAGCGCCAAGCGAGAACAGGCCCGAGCCATTGAGGAAGCCCTGCAAAAGATAAGTAATCTGGAGGAGGCGAAGAATTCCTTGGAAAACGAACGGACTCGTCTTAGCACTATACTAAAAGAAACTGAAAATCACTTTACAAAGACAACCCAAGAATTAAATGCCACCAAGTCTGCCCTACAGAAGGCGCAGGTCGAGTTCGCACAAAAGGACGAAGGAGGCAAGGAGTTGCAATGCAAGCTCATAGCGGAAACCGAGCTTAAGGAGAGGGCCCAACAGGAACtatgtcagaataagaagcaACTTTCCGATCTGGAGGAGAATCTGTGCGCCACCCGTCAAGAATTGGGTAGATTGAGATGTCACAACAACCAGGAGGAGCATCGTTTCCATGCGCGTGAACAGGAACTGGCTCAACGCATGGAAGAGGCACGCGGCCGGGAGAAACGTTTGGAAGATCAGAAGCACAATTTGGAAGTGTGTCTGGCAGATGCCACTCAGCAGATCCAGGAACTGAAGGCCCGTCTCGGTGGAGCCGAGGGACGAATTCGGGCATTGGACGAGCAGCTTGCTTGCGTGGAATTGCATAAGCGGGATACGGAGCAGAAGCTATCGTCGGTAGTTCACACGCTGCGCAGAATTGCTGGCATTCAGGTGGATGGCAGTGTGAATCTCTCACATCGCCTTCTCAGTCCTTCCAGGCGCTTTAGTCCGTCTCGCAGTGTTGGGGACTACGATACTCGTAGTACTTCGCAATGTCCTGACCCACCCATCGATGTCGATCCCGATTTGGTGAGAAAGGGTGTGAGGAACCTTATGCACCAAGTGGCACAGTTGGAGAGAGAGAAGGACGATTACAAGTCGCAGTTGGGCGCAGCGAAAAAGCAACTGCAGGATGCGGCCGAACAACAACTTCGTTGTGATGCCAAGATGGGAAAACTTCAGGGAATGCTAAGAAATCTACAGGAGGAGAAGAGCAATCTGGAAACGGATCGCAAAATGAAAATCTCGGCCATCAATGCCCTTGAGGAGAAGCTCAAACAGCGTAGCGATGAGTGCCAGTTGCTTCGAGAACGTTTGGCCCAGACGGAAATGCAACTGGCGGCCACTTCAGAGGAAAATGCTCAGAATGAAGATCGCCTGGAAAAGAGTCGACAGGCCTGCTCCAAATTGGATAACGAGAAACGATTGCTACAAGAGGAACTGGCCAAGGTAGAGGGTCGGGCAAGTAAGTTGGATCTACAACGCGTGGCAATGGAAGGAGACCTCACCCGTCTGCAAATGGCTATACAGGAGAAGGACTGCAGCATTAGGCAAGTGTCAGAGCGACTGGAAAATCAGACGCGTGCCATGACCCAGTTGGAAGATCGCTGCACCTCGCTAAAATCTACTGTAGACCAATTGAAAGAACGTCTCCAAAAGTCTGCCGTTAACGAGACCCAATTGCGTGGAGAAATAAAGACACTGCAGAAGGAGCTATCCGAACAAGGACATTGCGCTCAGGCCAATGAGGACAAGGTGAAACTACTACAGAAATCATTCCAGACAGCGGAGAATGAGAAGCGTATCTTGACTGAACGTCTAGACAGTGCCCAGGCGAACCTTAACGAACTCAGACGCAGTCAACAGGCCCAACTTGATGGCAATCAGAGACTTCAGGAACAGGTAACCGATTTGGAGGTACAACGTTCGGCCCTGGAGTCCCAATTGAGAATAGCTAAATGGAATCAAGAGAGCGGCGGTGACAAAATCTTGACCAATGGCGGCGGCAACGGCGGCGATGAGGACGAACTCAATAGACAGCTAAAGTCTTCATTGCGAGAAAAGTCTGAACTTCGCAGCAAATTGCAAACATTGCAGGTAGGATATCCATGCCAtaaattcttttgttttctattaTACTATAAATATCTGAAATCTAGGACAAAGTCAAACAACTCGAGTGTGAGCGTAAGAGTAAATTCTCTGGTGGTAATGCTTACGACCGTGCTGAGAAATCCAGTTATTATGCAACTGGAGCTGGAGATCCTGGTGAATTTGATTCCAATCGCTATGATACAGGTGGTAACGGTGGTGCTTCCTATAACTGTGGCCTCGATCACAGTGTGCTTGAACAGGAAACTCGTGATTTGCGTTTGAAAGTACGTCGTCTGGAGACAATGTTGGCCGAAAAGGAATCGGAACTGGCACGCTGCAAGGCACGGATGAATGACAGCGCCAAATGTTTAGATGGCATGGACACCGATCGCTATCGTAGTGCCCATTTGCATGCAGAAAAGCTGCTGGATGCACGTGAGAAATCACACAAACAACAAGTGATGTTGCTGGAGAATCAGGTGAATAGAACACACAAATATCATCTGAAAAATCTTTAGGtgaataaaattgaaaaactaatACTTTCAAGATCTCCATGCTGCGGGAACAGTTGGCACAGGAGGCCAAGCGTCGTCAGCAATATATCCTTCGGAGCTCAAAGGCCAACAAAGAGATGCAACATTTGAGGAGCACACTGGGAGACTCACTACGCAATGTTTCTCAGCATCCAGTGGATGCACACTTACTGGAAAGCGAGAGCAGACGGTGAGTTTCGGATTATACCTTTACCTcattcatactttatttttattgctttaATTACAGTCTGGATTCTGCTGTATCGATGAGTCTACCGCCTTCCACCTGCCGGGATTATGATCGCGATTAGAAACAtttctaatatatatattgatcaTTTGGTAACACAATCCCGCCAATAATTAATGTTCACTGCCATAAGCATTTAACCATTTAGAAACACATTCCTAGGAATACAATACAATCGGTAATGTCCGCCGAAATCCTTCAATTTAGTACAATACTAGCTGTTCATTGTCTGCCCTGTTAGACAATCGAATATAGTGCGTTTCATCATCTCGCATTTGGGCATAGAAATTCATTTTCACACTTACTTTAcctaaacaaaaagaacataCAAACATTAAAGGGTCACAAGTTCCACTTCTTCTTGATTGAAGGAGAACACcgaactacatacatatgtatcacACACATGATATATTGAAAATCATTTGCATTTATAAgtacatatttatattgatATTGAACACAACTAGTCGGCACAAGGCAATTCAACAAAATATCCTTAGCATATCTAAATTCCTATATACAAATTCTACAAATACATATCTactatattaaaataataattggaAACAAAAGAAATCAACTCACATCTTAAATACTTATGTAGCAACAGTTTTTCATTTCTGGGCAGTAGTCTTAAGCAAATTCTCCAGACAATCGACAACAATTTTCATATTTGCCTTTTGTTCCGATATCTTGGCCACTTCCCCGACAATGGCAAACAGAGCTTTTGCCTTGCCTTTTTTGTATTGCTGAACCGCCTTCGGTTGGTTGGCAATGGCTTGACGGCAAAAGGTCTCGATTTCATGTACATTACTAATTTGTTGCAATTTATGTTGATCAATTAGCTAAAAGGACAAATCACGGAATATAAGATTATGTCAATTCAGAGTTTTTGATCTATGGTAGGTATAACTTACATTAGCAACACTTTCATTGGGATTTTTATGTAGCAGATCAATCAGTTGTCTGGCTGCTTGAAGATTAATTTCTTCCAGATGCAAACAATTGAGAATATCACTCAAATTTGCAGAACTTATGGTgctaataatataaaattgaaataataattggaCCAAAAAATCGTGGAATATAATACATACCAATCatccaaatttaaatttaatttgttgcaaTAGGTAAGTAAATCGTTAATAAGAAAATTGGTTATTATTTTAGTTGGCAGATTTTTAAGGCT is a window encoding:
- the LOC6647665 gene encoding rootletin; the encoded protein is MQAYRDNFKQTPCPAAVDPLPGTPASSTAGRLPFSRPHHRGVRGGSDQPTVNTAAAPISGALTPRMMSPAPPTGDTSSANNLLRQNQELRQRLADESHTYRRRLDTYKQAQHNQANLVSRLQSKIQQYKQRCNDLEERMHETIKPTIPTMSAPKLTTGPTGNQVLCSTSLTLGQSSLPCSSSLDSPPPSCGRDYVHDDDARELCRKLEEEHNRCEQIIAQNNALRQQLEESNRTNQALTNDLQKLTNDWSGLRDELLMKEDEFKEEEQAFKDYYNSEHNRLLKMWREVVAVKRAFKDMQTAMKAEVCKMGQEINHVSKDLNGSAVAVNFAQQQAKQSADEELRQSRRFSDDLQAQLATLKVQYESARHEIMERDQRLLELMNQLKKLEDRCGQAESQAALATSYNNEIERLNNSIREIAQAVIQDAEIADREADAEVTGGAMQHMHLTRDAASVAGGAASAGGSKSPRRNSTRASQAFAEGTISAVQAALHKYQLALHDMQVKFQHTTETLRSTKTQLDTSDGTKQLLTTKMQQLTEKLDCSNSKLSELLQERESLQKTLDEVRSQKQQSEVGRADLNNAYENLSGEFDKLQLNYGKLQKRIDSMEEDKKAVELEIQRILKDKNITELNLRSEEDRSSRLREETISLREDLNRVSLNRDLLEQQRIESDNLICLLEKQKSDLEYDLDKLLLEKCDLQEKHEKLSSNNCSTSDELKSVEKCLMEAQEERKKLRLQANEQSNEIGELKKELAVLDKARLELETDNLSYSEKLKCLQLEKEKILQDLACVTRDRGDIHNQLTAMCRKKETLNEELMRTRQRLEQTTETNSRLNRNLEDMVKDVEEKQVVIDLHEKDTHRLNELLAALRSEKESLESVLFDTNTTLEATEEKRSQLERELQEALVREESLKNQVARLQKELEQCQRKAQETRTQLANAARAAESDFNQKIANLQAAAEDAAKRHGDEVLQLRNALEKRMQQALQALQTAKDDEIEKLNERLVALQAHIESLVQQHEESLIRAESEKQQALLMAHRDKQAVGERLEAVARDLKTEQEALDRNKREANARDEKQRAAIAQLKDEIVLMRTREEEHRIKLEECIRKQELQLVTMREERDSLCRLSEELKIEMRLKEDKMDGTSNELQDALRKNKEGEGFIESLRKELTDSRRQLADSNIERDKYSTSNKELRDHVKRVESAKREQARAIEEALQKISNLEEAKNSLENERTRLSTILKETENHFTKTTQELNATKSALQKAQVEFAQKDEGGKELQCKLIAETELKERAQQELCQNKKQLSDLEENLCATRQELGRLRCHNNQEEHRFHAREQELAQRMEEARGREKRLEDQKHNLEVCLADATQQIQELKARLGGAEGRIRALDEQLACVELHKRDTEQKLSSVVHTLRRIAGIQVDGSVNLSHRLLSPSRRFSPSRSVGDYDTRSTSQCPDPPIDVDPDLVRKGVRNLMHQVAQLEREKDDYKSQLGAAKKQLQDAAEQQLRCDAKMGKLQGMLRNLQEEKSNLETDRKMKISAINALEEKLKQRSDECQLLRERLAQTEMQLAATSEENAQNEDRLEKSRQACSKLDNEKRLLQEELAKVEGRASKLDLQRVAMEGDLTRLQMAIQEKDCSIRQVSERLENQTRAMTQLEDRCTSLKSTVDQLKERLQKSAVNETQLRGEIKTLQKELSEQGHCAQANEDKVKLLQKSFQTAENEKRILTERLDSAQANLNELRRSQQAQLDGNQRLQEQVTDLEVQRSALESQLRIAKWNQESGGDKILTNGGGNGGDEDELNRQLKSSLREKSELRSKLQTLQDKVKQLECERKSKFSGGNAYDRAEKSSYYATGAGDPGEFDSNRYDTGGNGGASYNCGLDHSVLEQETRDLRLKVRRLETMLAEKESELARCKARMNDSAKCLDGMDTDRYRSAHLHAEKLLDAREKSHKQQVMLLENQISMLREQLAQEAKRRQQYILRSSKANKEMQHLRSTLGDSLRNVSQHPVDAHLLESESRRLDSAVSMSLPPSTCRDYDRD